The Bicyclus anynana chromosome 13, ilBicAnyn1.1, whole genome shotgun sequence region atatttcacCCCCAAAACTACAAATCAAATTGTCAGATATTCCTCTTGTCGGAGATAAAAATGTCGGATATAGAACACAATGTTATGTTATCACTTAAATGtgtgtttattaaattttaaaaaataaattggattggcagacttcacacacacagagaattaagataattctctggtatgcatgtttcctcacgatgtttaccttcaccgattgagacacgtgatatttaatttcttaaaatgcacacaactgaaaagttagaggtgcatgccccggaccggattcgaacccacaccctccggaatcggaggcacacaTGAGATTAAAAACAATGGTTCTTAGTTCGTAATTTACGAAAAATAACCAATTTAACGGATTTGAATTGACAGTTTTATTTcccaaaagttaaaaaaagcaAATCGTTTTTGTAACGTATATACGTAGTTAGTAATTTacgaaaaatgttaaaaaaaagtaaatcgtTTCTGTAACGTGCGCAATTAATTTACGCTCATAATAAACGTTTCCTTTAAACAATTTCAGGGGATTTCGGGCGCTATCAAGGTTTCCAATTCTTCCTTCACATCCTGGCGGCGCTGACGGCAGGCCTGCATATGCTCTCCCTGGTGACCGTCGCCGCAGTACCAGAACACAGGTACGATGACAGATTTCAGAACATGGTGCAATTTCAGTCGTACATTATCCTCTTAACTTTATAGTAATATGTTTATGTGTCTTCTTCTTTTCATAAGATTCTTTGTGAAAAGCGAGAAgtataaacatattttcttcACATTCCTCTATTTTTTTGACttgtctttttattatttttcacatttttttttgtattggagGGTTGTGTACTATTGAATAGGCACCAATATTACGAATTACGATATTTAGTCATAAAAAATTGCATCCAATATAagaaacttgaaaaattttaacattGATACTCAACACAATTTCCAcgtttatcattattatttaaatctttaaagcttttaattttaaaagctttgTTATTAGTACAAAACAAGCCAAGACTTACTTGGTTTTTGGATGTGattattttcgtaaataataCGAGGTTttctcatttttattaatttttatattcggcgttattaatattttggtgCAATAGTAGATACATGCAAGGTTTTCGATAAAGTATTTGAATATTTGGAGCAAATGGAATAAAGGTCTGAATTGCTGAAGCGTTTACTGCCGATTGACAACGGAAAACACACTATTTTTGGTGTAAAATTCCTTAGAAATGGGTCAAGCTAACGAACGCTgggaattatttttatatcactgTTGCAGCGTGGCGAGTGGCGACAGAGTGCTCTACCTATGTTCTAAATTAAAACGCAATTAAACTAGATTCGTGAATATCAGATCAGTGAcaagttttttaataatgaagtgaagatattatttacttattctaTGATTTTAATAACTCTTCATAAATGAAACAGTCTTATATTACgaactatttatttcattaatagaGAGATTTATTTGTGAACATGTCGTTGTATTCTTAATGTCTAATTTACACATTTCATTTGAAATTGCCCTAAATAGGTTTTTCAAATCCTTTTTTTCTGTCCTTTCTTATATTAGGTTAATGATTACCATTTTAACATGTGGCTTGAGGATTCATCGGGTCACATTTAATGGATATTTTTACACTAGGTAAATAATTATGATCAAGGTTAACTTTTGTTGAACTTGAAATTGTCAgctttatttgatatttaaactattattagtTCGAAAGAGTCAGAAGCCTTGCAATAAGACAAAAAGCCACAAGAAAAAATAGAATCTGAATTTTTAAATGATGACGTTTGTGTATTATCCACTAAATAATTGCATCACTTTGTTAAAGTTTTAGAACATTATTTTCGTGTATAGTATGAGAAAAGCTCGTGTTTTTGCGatccaataattaaatagagACACTAAAATGGaagtcaatccgcattgcgtTTTGACACCAAAATACCTggtaggtattataatatataactttatcattattttttattttataaacaccAAAAAGTgttcacttttattttatttacacactAAGGTGATTATAGTAACATCTCGCTGACTTGTGACTTTTGGTGATCTATTATTTTGGACACGGGTAAAAGAAAGCCAACTAGGCGACTGATTTTGTGGATTTCAATAAATGAAAGCTAAAAACTACATTTGACATTGtacgatatatttattttgaatgtgaaatcggtttaattttttcaagaaacatcaagattaaaaatcattttaataaaaaatcaaaaagttcAGGTCTACCCCCGATATTTTGTGCACGAGTTTTATGATCGAAGAATAgtgcaaaatataaaaaccaatTTCTAAATCAATGCAGTAGCTCTCTTATAAAAAAGAGCTCTTTcagcattttattaaattatggcTCAATGCCAAAAGCAAGAACACGTTTTTAAAGTGCAGCTTTTTGTTTAAACGAGTATGGACTAAAGGCATTTTCGTTAAATTCGATGTACCTATTTAATTGgaccataattattattataaataataaattattttgtattacatCTACCTCATGTATTTAtcgctttaatttaattttagtaaacAAATACCGATCAATTCTTTTATCTATAAAACATAGTAAAGCTCGGCCCACCAGAAAtgaatacctactaattttgtttgaacatgatatttataattttttccttatatctaatacataaaataatgcTTATATTTTACAAGGAAGTTTGTGTGTGGGGTTTGTGTAAGGATGTGGGTGGTTGTTTTTGCTTCAGATATATCCtggaataaatttattatacacGCATGCGCATGGGAGATTATGACTAAACTGggggtatttttaaataaaaaaaaatatatattactttgGAAATTACTTTGTCAAAGTCCTTTAAttccatttgttttttaatgaacTCTATGTATATaatgtgtattattttatttatatgccgCTATATATTTGTTTTCAATATATACGTGTAACATGTACAATGGAACGTTTTGGACTCGTAATTGAGGACCTACACAGCTACTACTTGAATTTCACGTAACTACAAATAACGACGATTATACTTCAATTGTTTCTTTACTCGTAACTAAGTACAGTCAAGAGAATGTATCTAATGACTTTTTGGCAATTTTCTAAATCACTAtgtttcgattattattatttatagtgttCGTACATTCTCCTATGATTTTTATTATCGttaggtacctaattattaaagttaagtagacttttattttattgatatgcttttttgtcttttgttttgctgtttttttatataattcgcttttaacaaatatttttaatagggtTTATAACAAATGATATCTACAGTTGAAACGCTTTTCGGGTCGCAGGTTAAAGCCAAGTGATAAATGGTGCGGACTGCTATACTAGAAGTAAGTATAAcattttactataaataaactaCTTACACACAATTTGGTTATGGATACAACAAAAAGCTTTACATATATTAATACcataagattttttaattaaccatgAGCATTCCAAAATCGAttctatattaaaatttaatacatttttgcaATGGTTCCTTGAGTTTATAAACCTCCAAGATGCATGAAAATTAACCCAGGTATGATTTGGAATGCTATGCATGCACGTTTGGTTTTTGAAAAATAGAGTATTTTCGAAACAATCTTGGGTGTGGTTTCTGGTTCacacaatttaacatttttaatgttattcaaCAAAAACAGTTAATGCGGCTAGGTGGAAATATCATTACCTACATGAATCCAAAAGTAGTGCAAGTAGAAGCAATATTAGACCTAGTAGGTAGGCATTTATATGACGCGAAATATATGTATGCgctattcaaaaaatattttatcgtaaatgTGACATTTATGTTCCCGAggattaataacaatttacatttttgtatttcagGTGCGCGATAAACGGAGTAGACAGTTCGAACCACACAGAGCTATGGACGTCCGAATTAGTTACTAATGCAATCCCATTAAACATCCATGGAAAGTTAGACTCTTGTAAAAAGTATGGAGAAAACAACACAATAGTAGAGTGTGATACTTGGGTTTATAATACCGATTATTTTTCATCATCTAGAGGAATTGAATGGGATTTTGTGTGCAGTCGACGTTGGATGGGTGCCATTGCCCAAACAGCGTATATGTTTGGCGTTGTTGTAGGTTCCATTGTCCTTGGCCGGCTGTGTGATAGACATGGTAGAAAGACCACGTTTGTTTTGTCTAGCGTCTTTCAAATAATATTCGGAACAACGGTTGCCTTTGCAACAgattattatacatttattgtTATAAGGTTCTTATACGGAATTTTTGGATCCGGCTCTTATATAGCTGGATTTGTACTTACGATGGAGCTGGTTGGACCTAGACGTCGTACTATTTGTGGAGTAACTTTCCAAATTATGTTCGCAGTTGGAATAATGGTTTTGGCAGCATGGGGATATTTCGTTGATAACAGATTTTATTTGCAAATCATATATGGTCTGCACGCTGTTATACTAGTGCCACATTGGTTTTTAATGGACGAATCGCCGAGATGGCTTTGGTCACAAGGCCGAGCGCGTGAATCAGTTGCCATTATAGAAAAAGCTTTAAAGATGAATAGATCCACGGAAACTGTGGAAACATCGGTGCTAGTCTCTCAGTGTAAAGTTACTTGTGCTAAATATTCAGATGAACAATCAAGTGGAACGTGTGATCTGTTTAAAACTCGTAATATGTTAAAGAAAACCTTTATCATATGTGGTTGTTGGTTCGCTAATTCTGTAGTATATTATGGACTGTCGTTAAACACTGGAAAACTTAATGGAAATCCTTATTTCATAACATTCCTCATGGGCGTTGTGGAGTTGCCAAGTtatgttataattatgtattatttggaTCGAGTTGGACACAGGGCTCTCATAAGCGTGATGATGTTATTGGGTGGAATCTCTTGTTTGGTTGTAGTGGCTCTTCCTCATGGATCTACTTCTGCAACAGGGGTCGTGATGGTTGGCAAGATGTTTATATCCGGCTCTTattctattatatataaatattcagCAGAATTATTTCCTACAGTGGTGCGAAGTTCAGGTGTTGGATTAGGTAGTATGAGTGCAAGCATATCTGGAGCATTGACTCCTTTAATCAGTCTGCTGGATTCACTGAACCCGAAGATTCCTACTATAATTTTTGCATTTTTGGCTCTATTATCTGGGTTTTCTACTTTCTTTTTACCTGAAACTGTAGGTCGCACTCTGCCACAATCTATTGAAGATGGTGAGAAATTTGGTGTAGGTGACACTTGTTTTACCAACTGCAGTGGTAGACGAATGAGCAACACTTCCGAAGATCTTCCTGAAACTATGATTCCTTTAGATTTAACGGTAAAGAAATCGTAATCACAAAACCGAATTTATAAAAGTGGACAATGTAATAAACATTTCAAGAATAACAACGTATTGTACAAGGTTAAAAGATTaacaataatgtaaaataaataagaattgcagatatttatttaagttcgctatctaaaatatatatgaaaatctttattaacaagGTGCAAATTCTTAAAATCTCTAAGTTTCCAAAAATTACGATATATTTCTAAAAAGTACCTACGTACTAAAAATTTACTACGTACTAGAcattcaatataattaattaaaaaaatttcattatttataagaAAGTGAGCGTTATTTGCAGCACTAACAGGTTAAGATTGATGACAAAACATCAAACAAGTATGTCATTGTAAGATTAGATTATCTGAAACTAAATCTAACTTCCTGTGTTACTTCATTTATCCAAAAGAGTCAAATGATTTAGATTAATAACTAAAACAGTTACACTTACTTTAAGTACGTAGCTAAAGAAAAGCTAATTGTGTGACTGAATAAAACTAGAAATCAAAGGTAAATCGAAATATCGTTGATAATTCATAACCGATCATAACATGAACATGAGAGATTTcttcgaaatatttttttttaagttttgtttaaaaacttaaaaaaaaatatttcataaatgatgatgatttcattcaaaaaatatgaacattgatattaaaatttcaacaatTCAGCATAACATGGGAAAATTTTCTTCttcattttttcatttctaGCTCTACCTTTCTTAGTTAgcatttaagttttaatttagttttatgtgACTagtcaaatttcatttgaaacatTAGACTGGATGATAGTTTTAGTTAGAGATAAGAAAGCAAAATTTTACGTAAGTATCCGCAAATGTTTTTGCATTGTTTAAAAGAAAAAGGTAAGGGTtacggttaaaaattaaaaaggtttaACAGATGTTGTTGTCAGAGAGGTGGAAAATCATTTGATAGATTGTCTGATAGAATTTGGTAGTTGCATGCgaattaaaatagtaaatagattttaatgaataatgaGAAGTTGTGTACACTTCTCATAAATTGTGACTTCTTTTTATCCAATATTATACGACAATTTGatatcttaaattaattaaattagactgttttataagaatatattttgttataaaattgaaCTGCCTTTAAGTACTGACATCTATGCTCCTTTTTGAGGAATTAGATATACTTAGATATATATACGTAAGATTAATTATAAGAATTAACCTAGTCTTTAATTTGTGGAAGTTTAAAACTGAAACAAGGTAATATTGTCTAATGTGACACTGCCAAATATTGTAGTCAACTCCTACTTACTGGAGGATGTAAAAtgttttatctaattttaatgATTGTATTTGATTGTTGAATCAATTCTTATTAAAGTACAAGTTCTGGAAATAAAcagcataatattatgttaataaagaTGTATCCCTGAAATGTATACAGGTATCGTTTCAAATCGGTGCAttgattttctttaaaatttaaaatgcttcTGCTCAGACTACTTTGGCCTTTATACTAACTTTATGATTTTGTAATCCTATAATTTTTCCctgtattacattattttttagggttacataatttatttgcttctcttacattataaaataccGGTTTTTTAAAACTGCTAATAATGTAGAACTTCAACAAAACGTCTTTTGTTTTTGGGATTTACTAGTTTGTAGGAAACTATTTACTATAGTTCATGCGGACTAACATGACACCCGGCTCGAATAATATTTGTACAGCTTTTGTATGGAAGTGTTTGGTAGCCAAGTGTCAAGTTAACGCGCACGGGTTATAACCAGTAAGTCCTAGTTACGTGCTTACATCGATAGAAAATCTACCACAAAGTCTGACAACCGGAAGTTAGTTTATTCAAACACGGCTATACGCAACCTTGAAAACTGATTGAACCTCCgtgacattgttaaaattttgcGTAGCTGTGTAAAACTAAACTTAATCAATGAGTATAAAATTTCCAAGTCGGAGAATTCACAACAAGATGTGAAAGTATCTACTAAATTAAACCTTTTGGTGTTATTTCTTCAATATTTATTCGTTTATTGAcctatcaataaataaatggaaTCCTATGATAATTTTGTGGTTGTCTAACTTTTGTTTGTTAGATATTTGTCCTAGTAGGTcccttttttaatattgttacaaTACATATTAGAATTGTgcactaaattataaataagataatattaaataaatacgtaaattgatcaatgaaaaaataaatcctCTTATTTTTATCAATCAGACTGCGATGCACCAAAATGGTCCGATCGGCcgttttatcatttattatgatatatttatacattaattttagaagtaattagtttaattagatatatatttacagttttaaaatttttgacaacggttttgtattttttggaaTAATTAAATACCAAGTATATCTAAATgtcgtgttttatttttgtgttgccCTTTTcatcctattttttttatagtcaatATTAATTCTTCTATAGATAGTAGGTACGAGgtagatattaataaataatagtgtataaataaataatataaaaaaaataatataaatttgttacttttttcttattaaaagtatttaaagcGAACCCAAGTGACTTCGTCCTAAtattagtttttcaaaattattagaatttcaaattatttgaACCCAATACTTGTTCTATAATAAGTATTCTGTGACAATACTGAGGGGCATGATGTCTGTAACTTCTGAACAATACCGACAACTTGGAAGTTTTTACGggtcaatttttaaattatcttcttcgtaataaaaaataatgtaaacttCTTTCTAATGAATCTACCTAAGTATGTAAGTGAAATCAGACTACTCATTAGTGAGATAAAACTAAATAGACATTTCCACTTTATCCCCTTTCGAGGTAAgctaaaagaggtaaagtttgtgaggttgcagCCTGCAGGTGGTAATCTCTCGATGTACtgaacgattttgaaaatcctttttcaatagaaagctatataATTACATAGTTTATTAAGCAGCTAGGCTAAGTAGTTATATGTCAATCTATacacagcctttcttgatgtttaccaacaaacaaattagaaatgaaggtagaaaacgcatgtcatttcatgacttatttattttaattatgtatggtttgtttatagaATGTTAACATATAGCTGTAGTATTATTGCTGTTTCTTTCGAAAAAAATCTTtacgtaaaaatataataggaaaattattgttaattttaagattggtagaatgcaatctaataaaatataattaattaaacacgAGTAGGTATTATTGTTAGTTATATAATGTGGTGTAGAGTTTGTGTATTCAAAGTCTAAGAAGTCAAGTGATAATAATTACGTGTTCATAAATCTATTTAGCAATTATAATAGCTCTAAAGATATTCAAACCAGATTTCCCtttttgttttcagattttgtttaaagataaaaatatgaacagcctaattaaattattatgaatagaaGAAGAAGCTTGTAccttgttatttaataattattacaagagTAACCAAtccacagaaataaaaaaataataaaaaaattttaatcacaaaatattttatagattatttttcattttcaggtGCTGGATTGACGGAGTAGACAGTAATGAAACCATCGCAGCGTGGAATTCTTCCGAAATATTAAAAGCTATACCGCGTACAGAAACAGGCGCCTTGGACAACTGTTTGATGTACAATGAGTTGAACGAAAAGATACCTTGCGAAAAATGGGTATTCGATTCAAGATACAGAACATCTTCTCGTGCCATTGAATGGAACCTTGTCTGCGACCAAAGGTGGAGAGGTGCAATCGCTCAAACTGTTTATATGTTAGGTGTTTTCACCGGTGCAGTGTTTTTAGGAGGGTTAGCCGATAAAGTTGGTCGTAAAACTGTTTTCTGCTGGTCTGGTGTGCTTCAGTTAATATTGGGTGTTCTTGTCTCATTCATACCAGAATATTGGTCGTTTTTAGGTGTCCTATTTTTCTATGCCATTTTTGGATCCGCCGGGGCATATATACCAGCATTTGTTTTAACTATGGAAATTGTTGGGGCAAGTAAAAGAACGGCATGTGGAGTCGCTTTTCAATGTGCTTTCGCGTTTGGTATCATGCTAGTAGCTGGTTGGGGCGCTATCATTGACGATAGACAAATCCTTCAAGTCGTGTACGGATTGCACGGTCTTCTTCTAATTCCACATATATGGATCATGGATGAATCGCCACGTTGGCTTTGGGCACAAGGAAGACCTAAAGAGGCTGTAGATATCGTTCAAAAGGGTTTAAAGTGCAATGGATCCGATGAAGTATTAGATAGAGCTGAGTTAGTATCTAAGGGGAAAATAGAATCCTCCAAAGTTACTGAAGAGCAGCAGCCGTCTGCCAGCACATTAGATCTCTTTAAGACACCTAATCTCcgtaataaaactttaaatatttgctTATGTTGGTTTGCTAACTCTTTAGTATATTACGGGCTTACACTAAGTACTGGTAAACTTGAGGGAAATCCGTATCTTATCACAGCTGTTTTCGGTTTGGTTGAACTTCCAAGTTATGCAGCAGTTATATATTTCCTGGATATTTGGGGCCGTAGAGCGCTCATTTGTTCTATGATGATTATAGGCGGGAGTGCATGTATTATTGCAGCTTTTATCCCCACCGGCACTATTATTTCAACCGTTGTGGTTATAGCAGGCAAATTATTTATAGCTGGTTCGTTTGCTATTGTATATAACTATTCTGCAGAATTGTTCCCTACCGTAGTGCGGAACTCTGCTATAGGTTTAGGTTCTATGTGTGCTCGATTATCTGGTGCATTGACACCTTTAATTACTTTGCTAGATTCTTTTAACCCTAAAATTCCTGCAGTAACTTTTGGACTAGTCGCTCTAGTTTCCGGATTTCTGTGTTGTTTCTTACCAGAGACTATGAATCAACCAATGCCACAATCCATACTAGATGGAGAGAACTTTGGAAAAGGTGACACTTGTTTCAAAATTTGTGTTGGAAAGTCAGAAAATGTAGATGTATATACCGTTGAAGATAAAGCGGCTGAAGTAATGGTTCCTTTGGATGATGTTGAAAAGAAAGCGTAGGTAAAAACAATTAtacataacaaaacaaatatttacaataaaacaagACGATATTAATTCCGTCcgattacaataattaattacctatatCGCTTTACACTGCCTTATAATAAAGTGCCGAGATGATTTTAGTCGCTTATCTAAAAATGTTTGCCGGATATGCCttctaatgataataaaatatttgtgtaattccAATTATAAGATTAGGCCTtggttgataatatttttatcatacgaataaagattatttaaagtAGATAGTTCCCAAAGGAGGAACTCTACAATTTATACTCGGCAAAATTTATAGTACAATATTAGCTAGTCTTTATTGAAATGTATTTCTTAGAACAAAAATAAGGCTtcgtatgataaaaataatatagacaAAGTTGTACAAgatttgtatagaaaataatatttatcaaacagaATTTCAGATACTTTttgaaaaatagacaaaaatatattaaatgaagAATGGGGTTGAATGAATCAAATTACAGATTTATAGCGAGAaacaaatgtatataaatttaagaaaactaaaaatgtaatttaagatAATAACATTATGTATTAGAAAAAAAGGATACttgaaatttatgaaaatgaaattacgATTAATGATCAGAGATTATTTTGGTACCTATATTTATAGTCATAGATAGATGCCTAATATCATGAATTGTAGTAATCTGTGataatataatacgagtatatgaaTATCAACCTCACAAAAATGCAGTACAAATTTAAAcaagtttatataattaatttgtatctaGATCGAccggttttatttaaataattttatttttaaacatttggaTGCCAGTCAGGTATAGACACCAACATGaaagttgaaccaaaataacATTGTCTGCGCAGgcacaattattaaaaacaatagttTTAGACGTTTGCTCCGTGGTTTTCTGGTACATTAAAGAtgtcaagtttttaaaaatttcgtaCGCGATGATAATGGCGCGATGgcgcatagttcaacttacaggGCGTTTACTATACCAATCTAAAATACCTTCCTTATATTTAGATTCTAGATTTTATTCTTGAAACAACATTTAGATAACCCTTTcacgtaattatttttatcatatatattGTGACTATGTCtgtttatgtatgtacctactatgttTCAAGTAGTTCTTCTTTTTTTGGATTTGCCTGATGATTTTTATCGTGATTCACTCTggctaatgttattttattactgtttgtttgtgtttgtttgttgttattgtATTATTAGGTGTTTGCTTGTCTGTGGAGATTATTAGAGTTACAACTCTACGAttgttacattaattattagATATTGATTAGATTTCTGcgaattataagaaatattaatatGAGGATATAATAAGCTCAATTTGCACGTGAAGTTTGCAtgtattttaagttatttataattaaatgtctattttgattattcatttttattttaaataatcaatatttgaatattaatttcCAAATAGCAATCCATTattagatacgagtaggtaattcGTCTACGTTGAATTAAGGTTTATCTATAAGGTACTAGGTAActaatatagaggtaaagtttgtggtattatagagggtaatctctggatctacagaaccgattttgaaaattattttaccactagaaagccacgttatttttgagtgtcacaggctacgTTTTATTcttgtattctcacgggagcAGGAACTACGCAAGTCAAACCGCAGGGCGTAGTCTCAAATATTTTAACGTGATAGgcatgtgatgatgatgagaaactATGAGATGGCCTAAGTATCTTTCTCCGTGAGTTAatgcaaatttaatttatgtttaagagtacatttgtttataaattatattatgtatacgtCTAGATTATATAAGTTCCTATAGCtaatgtgataaaataaaaataattccaaacaaagtataagtatattgtataaattacctacctacaggCCTACAGGGTaacttaattttcaatttatttaattttccaatttgtttaaattgttgCAACCTCTgcggtaatatttattttaaaagcttcAACAGCTCTATAATTAGTTATTAGTTTGGATTAAAGAATCTGAGGATAAAGGTTCGATAGCCACCCGCTGTAGGTGCCTACTATTGTCGTATTCCCTCCATCTATTTAGAG contains the following coding sequences:
- the LOC112043098 gene encoding organic cation transporter protein isoform X2 yields the protein MDKERALEEMMGKLGDFGRYQGFQFFLHILAALTAGLHMLSLVTVAAVPEHRCAINGVDSSNHTELWTSELVTNAIPLNIHGKLDSCKKYGENNTIVECDTWVYNTDYFSSSRGIEWDFVCSRRWMGAIAQTAYMFGVVVGSIVLGRLCDRHGRKTTFVLSSVFQIIFGTTVAFATDYYTFIVIRFLYGIFGSGSYIAGFVLTMELVGPRRRTICGVTFQIMFAVGIMVLAAWGYFVDNRFYLQIIYGLHAVILVPHWFLMDESPRWLWSQGRARESVAIIEKALKMNRSTETVETSVLVSQCKVTCAKYSDEQSSGTCDLFKTRNMLKKTFIICGCWFANSVVYYGLSLNTGKLNGNPYFITFLMGVVELPSYVIIMYYLDRVGHRALISVMMLLGGISCLVVVALPHGSTSATGVVMVGKMFISGSYSIIYKYSAELFPTVVRSSGVGLGSMSASISGALTPLISLLDSLNPKIPTIIFAFLALLSGFSTFFLPETVGRTLPQSIEDGEKFGVGDTCFTNCSGRRMSNTSEDLPETMIPLDLTVKKS
- the LOC112043098 gene encoding organic cation transporter protein isoform X1, which encodes MDKERALEEMMGKLGDFGRYQGFQFFLHILAALTAGLHMLSLVTVAAVPEHRCWIDGVDSNETIAAWNSSEILKAIPRTETGALDNCLMYNELNEKIPCEKWVFDSRYRTSSRAIEWNLVCDQRWRGAIAQTVYMLGVFTGAVFLGGLADKVGRKTVFCWSGVLQLILGVLVSFIPEYWSFLGVLFFYAIFGSAGAYIPAFVLTMEIVGASKRTACGVAFQCAFAFGIMLVAGWGAIIDDRQILQVVYGLHGLLLIPHIWIMDESPRWLWAQGRPKEAVDIVQKGLKCNGSDEVLDRAELVSKGKIESSKVTEEQQPSASTLDLFKTPNLRNKTLNICLCWFANSLVYYGLTLSTGKLEGNPYLITAVFGLVELPSYAAVIYFLDIWGRRALICSMMIIGGSACIIAAFIPTGTIISTVVVIAGKLFIAGSFAIVYNYSAELFPTVVRNSAIGLGSMCARLSGALTPLITLLDSFNPKIPAVTFGLVALVSGFLCCFLPETMNQPMPQSILDGENFGKGDTCFKICVGKSENVDVYTVEDKAAEVMVPLDDVEKKA